The Anolis carolinensis isolate JA03-04 chromosome 1, rAnoCar3.1.pri, whole genome shotgun sequence genome window below encodes:
- the tmem178a gene encoding transmembrane protein 178A isoform X2 encodes MAAAVLLCGCIVTAVSFFWEESLTQHVAGLLFLMSGIFCTISLCTYAASVSYDLNRLPKFIYGLPDDVEHGYSWSIFCAWCSLGLIVAAGCLCTTYPFLSRTKISHLKSTRDSSV; translated from the exons ATGGCAGCAGCTGTTCTTCTCTGTGGGTGCATTGTGACTGCAGTCAGTTTCTTTTGGGAGGAAAGCCTCACGCAGCATGTTGCTGGTCTTCTTTTCCTCATGTCAG GCATCTTTTGCACTATTTCTCTCTGCACATATGCAGCCAGTGTCTCCTATGACCTAAATCGCCTACCCAAGTTCATCTATGGTCTTCCTGATGACGTTGAACACGGATACAGCTGGTCTATATTCTGTGCTTGGTGCAGTTTGGGACTCATCGTGGCAGCAGGGTGTCTTTGCACCACTTATCCATTCCTTAGCAGGACAAAGATTAGCCATCTCAAGTCTACCAGAGACTCTTCTGTATGA